In Opitutaceae bacterium TAV5, one genomic interval encodes:
- a CDS encoding glycerophosphoryl diester phosphodiesterase, with the protein MAMPFRLIAHRGAPMRAPENTLASFRIAQQLGATEIETDVQLTTDNVLVLCHDDTLARYRLGDRRVEESPYGAAASPPPDGTTRSAAARRWRTRRVRPEAQWKARLGRVPAMRADRSATPQDWARWRASGGGDAAAPSNQHVRATTPLCELDFGSWFSPAFAGERIATLPQLLDTHAADFLFHIELKGAHPRLAAETLAILDARNLLGRSVLTSFSLEQLRRARAASASIRLGWLVHAIDEPVLSVAGELGLFQICPLASAATSDAVARALRVVPEVRAWGCPREPAAARETVRAVQAAGCIGITTDELGWFRDTKPA; encoded by the coding sequence ATGGCCATGCCCTTCCGTCTCATCGCCCACCGCGGCGCGCCAATGCGTGCGCCGGAAAACACACTCGCTTCGTTCCGCATCGCGCAACAACTCGGAGCCACCGAGATCGAGACCGACGTCCAGCTCACCACCGACAACGTCCTCGTGCTCTGCCACGATGACACCCTCGCCCGCTACCGTCTCGGCGACCGACGTGTCGAGGAATCGCCCTACGGAGCGGCGGCGTCCCCGCCGCCGGACGGGACGACACGAAGCGCGGCAGCGCGGAGATGGCGCACCCGGAGGGTGCGGCCTGAAGCGCAGTGGAAGGCCAGACTTGGCCGGGTGCCCGCAATGCGGGCGGACAGGTCTGCAACCCCGCAGGATTGGGCGCGCTGGCGTGCGTCCGGCGGCGGGGACGCCGCCGCTCCATCAAACCAGCATGTCCGCGCCACTACGCCTCTTTGCGAACTGGATTTCGGCTCCTGGTTTTCCCCGGCCTTCGCCGGCGAACGCATCGCCACGCTCCCGCAACTCCTCGACACCCACGCCGCCGATTTTTTGTTTCACATCGAGCTCAAGGGCGCGCATCCACGCCTCGCCGCCGAAACCCTCGCGATCCTCGACGCCCGAAACCTGCTCGGCCGCAGCGTGCTCACCTCGTTCTCACTCGAACAACTCCGCCGCGCCCGCGCCGCCTCCGCCAGCATCCGCCTCGGCTGGCTCGTCCATGCCATCGACGAACCCGTGCTCAGCGTTGCCGGAGAACTCGGGCTTTTCCAGATCTGCCCCCTCGCTTCTGCCGCCACGTCCGATGCCGTGGCCCGTGCCCTCCGCGTCGTCCCCGAAGTCCGCGCCTGGGGCTGCCCCCGCGAACCCGCCGCCGCACGCGAGA
- a CDS encoding N-terminal cleavage protein → MHSTSPRYHRLKTRCRHRPHRHAFTLIELLTVIAIIGILAAIIIPTVGKVRETARKAQCASNLRQVGMAIMAYAGDNKDRLPGPLWVGMHAFCGNNNDTALLGNAIAPYVSQALPENPAEKRLMPVLTCPAWLAATTDKEGKCYTMVSDASDLLHDGTTRPPFGVKNSAHNPRRITEFVSPSTAAAMIERDKPADSGVTKPVHGNIRNQLYLDAHVKAVAVQ, encoded by the coding sequence ATGCATTCGACATCGCCCCGTTACCATCGACTGAAAACCCGCTGCCGGCATCGGCCGCACCGGCACGCTTTCACCCTGATCGAGCTCCTGACGGTCATCGCCATCATCGGCATTCTCGCCGCCATCATCATCCCGACTGTCGGCAAGGTTCGTGAAACCGCCCGCAAGGCGCAGTGCGCCTCCAATCTCCGGCAAGTCGGCATGGCGATCATGGCCTACGCCGGGGACAACAAGGACCGGCTGCCCGGTCCGCTATGGGTCGGCATGCACGCCTTTTGCGGCAACAACAACGATACCGCCCTGCTCGGCAATGCCATCGCCCCCTACGTCAGCCAGGCGCTCCCGGAAAACCCGGCGGAAAAACGCCTCATGCCCGTCCTCACCTGTCCGGCATGGCTCGCGGCCACCACCGACAAGGAGGGCAAATGTTACACGATGGTCAGCGATGCCTCCGACCTTTTGCACGATGGCACGACCAGGCCACCCTTTGGCGTGAAAAACTCCGCTCACAACCCCAGGCGCATCACCGAATTTGTCTCCCCTTCCACGGCCGCGGCCATGATCGAACGTGATAAACCGGCGGACTCCGGCGTCACCAAACCCGTCCACGGCAATATCCGCAACCAGCTCTATCTCGACGCCCACGTGAAGGCCGTCGCCGTTCAGTGA
- a CDS encoding LacI family transcriptional regulator has product MDAADANISFSDTGSVDATTPGTRRVSLRDLARQAGVSHATVSLALRDHPAVAAATKARVRELAERLGYQPDPMLRALAEYRRDKTGPRYRATLAWINFFAGEKSVREPFGYRAGAEARAAELGYRLDVFPPTRSRESLRQLARVLQARNIQGLLLAPLPEPGAVAFDFAPFSAVTFGFSLTSPRLHIITNYQAYSSMLALRELRKRGFRRIGFLISHDLDERSRRSFLTGFLSEQMTLPEAERVPAQVHPAKALRREDFDELRPWFRRHRPDALISHYAELPALLRENGVRVPEDLALVRLSVRTNPDESYNRSAGINQNEYEIGRTAVDTLASMLYHNERGVPAVPRTILIDGFWQDGETMIPREAMPARLRPVPARFPSATGKRPVGNR; this is encoded by the coding sequence ATGGATGCCGCCGATGCGAATATCTCCTTTTCTGACACCGGTTCCGTCGATGCCACGACACCCGGCACCCGGCGGGTTTCCCTTCGTGACCTGGCGCGGCAGGCCGGCGTATCACACGCCACCGTATCGCTCGCCTTGCGCGATCATCCGGCGGTGGCCGCCGCCACGAAGGCGCGTGTCCGTGAACTGGCGGAGCGGCTCGGTTATCAGCCCGATCCGATGTTGCGGGCGCTGGCCGAGTACCGACGCGACAAAACCGGTCCCCGCTACCGCGCGACGCTGGCATGGATCAATTTTTTCGCCGGCGAGAAATCCGTGCGCGAGCCTTTCGGTTACCGGGCCGGAGCCGAGGCGCGCGCCGCGGAGCTCGGTTACAGGCTCGATGTGTTTCCGCCCACGCGATCGCGCGAAAGCCTGAGGCAACTGGCGCGCGTGTTGCAGGCGCGCAACATCCAGGGCCTGCTTCTCGCGCCGCTGCCCGAACCAGGCGCGGTGGCCTTCGACTTCGCGCCGTTTTCCGCCGTCACCTTCGGTTTCAGCCTCACGTCACCCCGGCTCCATATCATTACCAACTACCAGGCGTATTCGAGCATGCTTGCGCTGCGTGAACTGCGCAAACGCGGGTTTCGCCGGATCGGTTTTCTGATCTCGCACGATCTCGACGAACGTTCCCGGCGCAGCTTTCTGACCGGTTTTCTGAGCGAGCAGATGACGCTCCCCGAAGCCGAGCGGGTCCCGGCGCAGGTCCATCCCGCCAAGGCGCTGCGGCGCGAGGATTTTGACGAACTGCGCCCCTGGTTTCGCCGCCACCGGCCCGACGCGCTCATCTCGCATTACGCCGAGCTGCCCGCGCTCCTTCGCGAGAACGGCGTGCGCGTGCCGGAGGATCTCGCCCTGGTGCGTCTTTCCGTGCGGACCAATCCTGACGAAAGCTACAACCGGTCCGCCGGAATCAACCAGAACGAATACGAGATTGGTCGTACCGCTGTGGATACGCTGGCCTCGATGCTTTATCACAACGAGCGGGGTGTGCCGGCCGTGCCGCGCACGATCCTCATCGACGGATTCTGGCAGGATGGAGAGACGATGATCCCGCGTGAGGCAATGCCGGCCCGGTTGCGCCCGGTGCCTGCACGGTTTCCCTCCGCAACAGGCAAAAGGCCGGTGGGGAACCGATGA